In Actinomycetota bacterium, one DNA window encodes the following:
- a CDS encoding diguanylate cyclase yields MITLGGIFFLYRFKNIYGYKFGIAVFLGSFIWILSHYFELLTLSENIKLWFYMTKYAGITSLPLSFFLLLLCYTGYSQWLNIKKIMLLGLVPAATLLLVFTNHYHGLVWTGISFNHIGILTYIDFNYGIWFWVWVSYCGLLTLTGLIMLAKLLTAKQKVFRGNAIILIAALTFPALFSLLDIFTLFNRFDLKLTPLGLILGSAVLLYGFVRLKIGNFIPMSLDPDLENNQDMVITIDKNDRIAYANQLALKGFDSGNPLGKTLPEIWPGWTEIRTRVSSGFEIIDSVALPNTPGIFSLSINPFMDIDQNIVGKVLIFNDVTEQRLAEERYKSIFKNSLDGIFRVDMDGNYIEVNQSMLNIFNCSSKQELPLINISQNLKSESLDNHRQEFQFITKDGNPIWVEASIWSVQGKDGHTYFEGIVRDINNRKLAEKKIKYLSFHDSLTGLYNRYFFEEELKRLDTGRMLPLSIIIGDVNGLKLINDTFGHSHGDRLLCKIARILKYCFRKEDIVARWGGDEFIAILPNTSKEDAQKVIERIKQRCDQESEKRLTLSISLGCACKQLAPTDLKTLIKEAEDQMYRHKLVETKSARSRMISSLEKALEERDYETEEHMQRMKRLARETGRCLGLADSSLDELSLLATLHDIGKIAIADHIILKPDKLSLKEWDIIKKHPEIGYRIASQSPELNIIAEAILCHHENWDGSGYPRGLKGVQIPLLSRIISIVDTFDAMTNDRPYRKALGFKEALEEIKMCSGTQFDPEIVAVFISLFEKDGIITQI; encoded by the coding sequence ATGATTACATTGGGCGGAATATTTTTTCTTTACAGGTTCAAAAATATTTACGGCTATAAATTTGGCATAGCTGTCTTTCTTGGAAGTTTTATTTGGATATTGAGCCATTATTTTGAATTGCTCACCTTGTCAGAGAATATAAAGTTATGGTTTTATATGACAAAATATGCGGGTATTACATCTTTGCCTTTAAGCTTTTTTTTATTACTGTTATGTTATACCGGGTATTCACAATGGCTTAATATAAAAAAAATAATGCTGCTAGGTTTGGTTCCAGCTGCCACTCTATTATTGGTATTTACCAATCATTACCATGGTTTGGTTTGGACCGGTATTTCTTTTAACCATATTGGAATACTGACCTATATTGACTTCAATTACGGTATTTGGTTCTGGGTATGGGTATCATATTGCGGTTTACTTACTTTAACAGGTTTAATTATGCTGGCCAAACTGCTGACAGCCAAGCAAAAAGTATTTCGAGGCAATGCAATAATTTTAATTGCTGCCTTAACCTTTCCTGCCTTATTTAGCTTGCTGGATATTTTTACTCTCTTTAACCGTTTTGACTTAAAACTTACTCCTTTGGGCTTAATTTTAGGCAGCGCTGTCCTTCTTTATGGTTTTGTTAGGTTAAAAATCGGGAATTTCATACCTATGAGCCTAGACCCTGATTTGGAAAATAACCAGGATATGGTAATAACTATAGATAAAAATGACCGTATTGCCTATGCTAACCAGCTGGCCTTAAAAGGTTTCGACTCAGGTAATCCTTTAGGTAAAACACTGCCGGAAATCTGGCCTGGGTGGACAGAAATAAGAACCAGGGTATCCAGCGGGTTTGAAATTATTGATAGTGTTGCCCTTCCTAATACGCCCGGCATTTTTTCCTTGAGCATTAATCCCTTTATGGATATAGACCAAAATATTGTAGGCAAAGTCTTAATATTTAATGATGTCACGGAACAAAGACTGGCTGAAGAAAGATATAAATCTATTTTTAAAAATTCCCTGGATGGCATTTTCAGGGTAGATATGGATGGTAATTATATAGAAGTAAACCAGTCCATGCTGAATATTTTTAACTGCAGCAGCAAGCAAGAATTACCGTTGATAAACATTAGCCAAAATTTAAAATCTGAATCTTTGGATAACCATAGGCAAGAATTTCAATTTATTACTAAAGACGGAAATCCAATATGGGTAGAAGCCAGCATCTGGTCGGTGCAGGGTAAGGATGGCCATACCTATTTTGAGGGTATAGTAAGAGATATAAATAATAGGAAGCTGGCAGAAAAAAAGATTAAGTACTTAAGCTTCCATGACAGCTTAACCGGCCTTTATAACCGGTACTTTTTTGAAGAAGAATTAAAAAGGCTGGATACCGGGAGAATGCTCCCCCTAAGCATCATTATTGGTGACGTTAATGGCCTTAAGCTTATCAATGATACTTTTGGGCACAGTCATGGGGACCGGTTGCTGTGTAAAATTGCCAGAATACTAAAATATTGCTTTAGAAAAGAAGATATTGTAGCTCGTTGGGGAGGAGATGAATTTATAGCCATATTGCCAAATACTTCTAAAGAAGATGCCCAAAAGGTAATAGAAAGAATAAAACAAAGATGCGACCAGGAAAGCGAAAAACGACTTACCTTAAGCATATCTTTAGGGTGTGCCTGCAAACAATTAGCCCCTACTGATTTAAAAACTCTCATCAAAGAAGCCGAAGACCAGATGTATAGGCATAAGTTAGTTGAGACTAAAAGCGCCCGGAGCAGGATGATTTCTTCCCTGGAAAAAGCCCTGGAAGAGAGGGATTATGAAACTGAAGAGCATATGCAAAGAATGAAAAGGCTGGCCAGGGAGACAGGCCGGTGCCTGGGACTGGCTGATTCAAGCTTAGATGAACTAAGCCTGCTGGCCACCCTTCATGATATTGGGAAGATAGCTATTGCTGATCATATAATATTAAAACCGGATAAATTGTCCCTTAAAGAGTGGGATATTATAAAGAAACACCCTGAGATAGGGTACCGCATTGCCAGCCAGAGCCCTGAGCTTAATATTATTGCTGAAGCTATACTATGCCATCATGAAAACTGGGATGGAAGCGGGTATCCCAGAGGCTTAAAAGGGGTACAAATACCATTACTTTCCCGTATTATATCTATAGTAGACACTTTTGATGCTATGACCAATGACCGGCCGTACCGCAAAGCCCTAGGTTTTAAGGAAGCATTAGAGGAAATAAAGATGTGTTCCGGCACCCAATTTGACCCTGAAATAGTTGCAGTTTTTATTAGCCTGTTTGAAAAAGATGGTATTATAACCCAAATTTAG
- a CDS encoding zinc-ribbon domain-containing protein has product MVNKCKECGQELPENAESPYCEQCDEMLDKRFDKIEDDILVYKDLTPEEIEILKKFDKDSILELYAKTYLQFTKEGQITDKEEKLLKKLRDNFSLGQKEIESSIEFVQKLGKEFCPDCHEPIKDDYNLCPYCGYKLNQDFKPAATVPGTSPNIQDAWGPMLKSPGCLIILGLILVAIIVYLIYQILK; this is encoded by the coding sequence GTGGTTAATAAATGTAAAGAATGCGGCCAGGAACTGCCGGAAAATGCAGAATCGCCTTATTGTGAACAATGTGATGAAATGCTGGATAAGAGATTTGATAAAATTGAAGACGATATATTGGTGTATAAAGACCTTACTCCTGAAGAAATAGAAATACTGAAAAAATTTGACAAGGACAGTATCCTGGAACTCTATGCTAAAACCTATTTGCAGTTTACGAAAGAAGGGCAGATCACTGATAAAGAAGAAAAATTATTAAAAAAATTAAGGGATAATTTTAGCTTAGGCCAGAAGGAGATAGAATCTTCTATCGAATTTGTCCAAAAATTAGGTAAAGAGTTCTGCCCTGACTGCCATGAGCCTATCAAGGATGATTACAATCTATGCCCTTATTGCGGTTACAAGCTTAATCAGGATTTTAAACCTGCTGCCACTGTGCCCGGCACTTCTCCCAATATCCAGGATGCCTGGGGCCCTATGCTTAAAAGCCCTGGCTGCTTAATAATCCTGGGCCTTATACTGGTAGCTATTATAGTTTATTTGATTTATCAAATATTAAAATAA
- a CDS encoding DEAD/DEAH box helicase, translated as MEKLIDIVEKLGNSGRFGSRIVYQKILPCQPPRYGNINVESSWIKHYLKAKGLRLYTHQCQAVTILQQGRNLLITTATASGKTLAFNLPVIEKLKNDPQATALYLYPTKALANDQLKTILELEKDSGIDLSASIYDGDTNGSKKSLILSRSRIILSNPYQMHHSLNQHWKWERFFKNLSFIILDEAHQYRGVFGSHIALLIRRINRILDYYGAKPQFVVSTATLANPVEFSTKLTGREFELVEEDGSPHGDKYFFLYNPFTAYQDIMSTHQETVDLLMYLVRQGLQVLCFTSSRKMAELIAKWAKDKLKESGSQLGLRISSYKAGYMPEQRRDIESSIKDGSLLGVVSTNALEVGIDIGNLDAVIISGFPGTIISTWQQAGRAGRRSDPSLVVMVMFNNPLDQYLAGHPDYIFKSSPEHAVIDLANTYINAGQLLCASAELPLKDKDEQHFGFKLKPYLQDYGHSGLLKDTVHGWIYSGKKPPSHIVDLQNLGQPSFNILNEGKVIETMSLSQAYGEAHPGAVMVHQGETYIVNNFDMEQFIIEIKSQPVDYYTRPLKTTEINIINSISQQNLGLVEINYGRISVKETYHAYKIIKDDRTLATPKLNLPPVEFDTLGLWFNLPDHLRKKLDHMGLDFGGGIHGTEHSMISIMPLLVMCDRWDIGGVSYTYYPPERQPAIFIYDAYPGGIGLSEKGFYVFGSWSGMAYELVRDCSCSQGCPACVYSPKCGNDNQPLDKQAAVVILEHISSLF; from the coding sequence ATGGAAAAGCTCATAGATATTGTAGAAAAGCTAGGTAATTCTGGTCGTTTTGGCTCCAGGATAGTATACCAGAAAATATTGCCCTGCCAGCCTCCCCGATATGGCAATATAAATGTTGAATCTTCCTGGATTAAACATTATCTGAAAGCTAAAGGCTTAAGGTTATATACCCATCAATGCCAGGCGGTAACTATCCTGCAGCAAGGCAGGAACCTTCTAATTACCACTGCTACTGCTTCCGGAAAAACCCTGGCTTTCAATTTGCCGGTGATAGAAAAATTAAAAAATGATCCTCAGGCCACAGCACTCTACCTTTATCCCACTAAAGCATTAGCCAATGACCAGCTAAAGACAATTTTGGAATTGGAGAAGGACTCCGGCATAGACCTGTCCGCCAGTATTTATGATGGAGATACCAACGGGAGCAAAAAATCCCTTATACTTTCCAGATCCAGGATTATTTTAAGTAATCCTTACCAAATGCACCATAGTTTAAACCAGCATTGGAAGTGGGAAAGGTTCTTTAAGAACTTAAGCTTTATAATACTAGATGAAGCTCACCAGTACCGGGGTGTATTCGGATCCCATATTGCCCTGCTTATCAGAAGGATTAACCGAATTTTAGATTATTACGGGGCTAAACCACAGTTTGTTGTATCTACTGCTACTTTGGCCAATCCGGTTGAATTCAGCACGAAACTCACTGGCAGGGAATTTGAGCTGGTGGAAGAAGACGGCTCCCCTCACGGGGATAAATATTTCTTTCTTTATAATCCATTCACAGCTTACCAGGATATTATGTCCACCCACCAGGAAACAGTAGATCTTTTGATGTATTTGGTTCGCCAAGGCCTACAGGTACTATGTTTTACCTCTTCCCGGAAAATGGCAGAATTGATTGCCAAATGGGCCAAGGATAAATTAAAGGAAAGCGGCAGCCAGCTGGGGCTTAGGATTTCATCCTATAAGGCTGGGTATATGCCTGAGCAGAGAAGAGACATTGAATCATCCATTAAGGATGGAAGCCTATTAGGAGTGGTGTCTACCAATGCCCTGGAGGTAGGTATAGACATCGGTAACCTGGATGCGGTAATCATTTCAGGTTTTCCAGGTACTATTATTTCTACCTGGCAACAGGCGGGAAGGGCAGGGAGGAGAAGCGATCCTTCGCTGGTAGTTATGGTTATGTTTAATAATCCCCTGGACCAATACCTGGCCGGCCATCCTGACTATATTTTCAAAAGCTCTCCCGAGCATGCTGTAATTGACCTGGCCAATACCTATATCAATGCCGGTCAGCTGCTTTGCGCATCAGCAGAACTGCCCTTAAAGGATAAAGATGAGCAGCATTTTGGGTTTAAACTTAAACCATACCTTCAGGATTACGGGCATAGCGGTTTATTAAAAGATACTGTCCATGGCTGGATATACAGCGGGAAAAAGCCCCCCAGCCATATAGTTGACCTGCAAAATTTAGGCCAGCCCTCTTTCAATATCCTAAATGAGGGAAAGGTAATTGAAACCATGAGCCTATCCCAGGCCTATGGTGAAGCTCATCCAGGGGCAGTAATGGTGCATCAGGGTGAAACCTACATAGTCAATAATTTTGATATGGAGCAATTTATAATAGAAATAAAGTCACAACCAGTAGATTATTATACCCGCCCCTTAAAAACCACTGAAATAAATATTATAAATAGCATCAGCCAGCAAAACCTGGGGCTGGTTGAAATTAATTATGGCAGGATATCGGTTAAAGAGACTTATCATGCCTATAAAATTATAAAAGACGATCGAACATTGGCCACCCCGAAGCTAAATCTTCCTCCTGTGGAATTCGATACATTAGGGCTTTGGTTTAATCTACCGGACCACTTAAGAAAAAAATTAGACCATATGGGATTAGATTTCGGGGGAGGAATCCATGGTACAGAACATAGCATGATATCCATAATGCCTCTTCTGGTTATGTGCGACCGCTGGGATATAGGCGGGGTTTCCTATACTTATTATCCCCCCGAAAGACAGCCAGCTATATTTATATATGACGCTTATCCGGGAGGAATAGGCTTGTCGGAAAAAGGTTTTTATGTTTTTGGTTCATGGTCTGGTATGGCTTATGAACTGGTAAGGGATTGCAGCTGCAGCCAGGGATGCCCAGCTTGCGTTTATTCCCCTAAGTGCGGAAATGATAACCAGCCATTAGATAAGCAGGCAGCAGTTGTCATCCTGGAACATATTAGTAGTTTATTTTAA
- a CDS encoding ribonuclease H-like domain-containing protein: MYCPGCGIKIDIIQNYCHSCGALISGRTRYIDRLSKAAQNQQDIWEFMQKQAKYLTQKHQGQQISDVLKGNQIRTSKGNCFLVTESKSMDLHRLAAGQAGDFLGKDLKLIYGIGSITESQLKKEGYRSMEDLASHPRFGHQARQFIDSMQKKELEKLSSLISRWYSCSHPHHLLLSSFIDLKDFLLLDIETMGLYNMPIILIGVGKIKKGSITVKQYLARGLEEEAAVLYLLKHHISSHTAFITFNGRMFDIPMIRQRLCYYGLNHDLDRIHLDLLPLCRGFWKHKLDSFRLSSLEQNILGIGRDQDLPGFMVPQFYQRYIQTGNIGTLIPVIRHNQQDIFSLGKLFSLLQQKWKSS, from the coding sequence ATGTACTGCCCTGGTTGTGGTATTAAAATAGATATTATTCAAAATTACTGTCATAGCTGTGGAGCCCTCATATCGGGAAGGACCCGTTATATTGACCGGCTGAGCAAAGCAGCCCAAAACCAGCAGGATATATGGGAGTTTATGCAAAAGCAGGCTAAATACCTGACCCAAAAGCACCAGGGCCAACAAATTAGTGATGTTTTAAAGGGAAACCAGATTAGAACTAGCAAAGGAAACTGTTTTTTAGTAACTGAGTCTAAATCCATGGATTTACATAGATTGGCTGCTGGTCAGGCAGGAGATTTTCTGGGAAAAGATTTAAAACTTATCTATGGCATTGGTTCTATAACTGAATCCCAGCTAAAAAAAGAAGGTTACCGGAGCATGGAAGATTTGGCTTCCCATCCCAGGTTCGGGCATCAAGCCAGGCAGTTCATTGATTCTATGCAAAAAAAAGAACTAGAAAAGCTTAGTAGCCTGATTTCCCGATGGTATTCTTGTTCCCACCCCCATCATCTTCTTCTTTCTTCATTTATAGATTTAAAGGATTTTCTGCTATTGGATATAGAAACTATGGGCTTATATAACATGCCTATTATTTTAATAGGTGTAGGTAAGATTAAAAAAGGCTCTATTACCGTGAAGCAATACCTGGCCAGGGGCCTGGAAGAAGAAGCTGCAGTACTGTACCTGCTTAAACACCATATATCTTCACATACGGCATTTATCACTTTTAATGGACGCATGTTTGATATACCAATGATTAGGCAGCGGCTTTGCTACTATGGCTTGAACCATGACCTGGATAGAATTCATTTGGACCTGTTGCCGCTATGCCGTGGTTTTTGGAAACACAAGTTAGATAGTTTTAGATTAAGCTCACTGGAGCAAAATATACTGGGTATAGGCAGGGATCAAGATTTACCGGGATTTATGGTCCCTCAGTTTTACCAGCGCTATATCCAAACCGGCAATATTGGCACCCTTATTCCAGTAATAAGGCATAACCAGCAGGATATTTTTTCTTTAGGTAAATTATTCTCCTTATTGCAACAAAAATGGAAAAGCTCATAG
- a CDS encoding transketolase has translation MNNMDKLQEICKLIRYYILKSTTLAGSGHPTSSLSAVELTAGLMFGGFFKYRVQDPDFANNDRLIFSKGHASPLLYALWTVAGAIKEEQLWQLRQFESNLEGHPTKSFKYGEAATGSLGQGLSIGVGMALNAKYLDMLPYKTFVLLGDSEMAEGSIWEAVQLASHYHLDNLVGIIDVNGLGQSGWTMHGHQTQAYTDLLTSFGWQTIQINGHNLEEVLGAYNAAIDAKDKPVMIIAKTSKGKGISFLADKLGWHGKALNEKQLREALSELGEIKYKITAELNQPEDLQPYQANKNNVPVIALDQNKMATRKAYGIGLVNIFHRFPHIVALDGEVSNSTYSETFKNHYPNHYFEMFIAEQNMVGVALGLSLRGKIPFVSSFAAFLTRAFDQIRMSQYSNSNIKFIGSHAGVSIGEDGPSQMGLEDIAMFRTNLEGVVLYPSDAVSTVKLIEQAARHKGNVYIRTTRMDTPIIYDQDTDFIIGGSQTVKSSPQDQVTVCAAGITLHQAVKAYYSLKKEGIAIRIVDVYSIKPVDYPALLKAQQETKAIITVEDHYREGGLGEAVLSALSQHDVPIYLMAVEKMPKSGNPEQLMDFEGISSQAIVDQVKKIVE, from the coding sequence ATGAATAATATGGATAAATTACAGGAGATATGTAAACTAATCAGGTATTATATTTTAAAATCAACCACCCTAGCTGGTTCTGGCCACCCCACCTCTTCCTTGTCCGCAGTTGAGCTTACTGCCGGCCTAATGTTTGGAGGTTTTTTCAAATACAGGGTACAGGATCCTGATTTTGCTAATAATGACCGTCTCATTTTTTCCAAAGGCCATGCCAGTCCTTTACTTTATGCCCTGTGGACGGTGGCTGGAGCAATAAAAGAAGAACAGTTGTGGCAATTAAGGCAATTTGAAAGTAACCTGGAAGGCCATCCCACTAAATCCTTTAAATATGGGGAAGCAGCTACCGGCTCCCTGGGCCAGGGCTTAAGCATAGGGGTAGGTATGGCTTTAAATGCTAAATACCTGGATATGCTCCCTTATAAGACTTTTGTGTTGTTGGGAGACAGTGAAATGGCGGAAGGCAGCATTTGGGAAGCAGTTCAGCTGGCCAGCCATTACCATTTGGATAATTTGGTCGGTATTATTGACGTTAACGGGCTGGGCCAAAGCGGATGGACCATGCATGGCCATCAAACTCAGGCTTATACTGATTTGCTAACTTCGTTTGGGTGGCAAACCATACAAATTAACGGGCATAACCTGGAAGAAGTTTTAGGCGCCTATAATGCGGCAATAGATGCCAAAGACAAGCCGGTAATGATTATTGCCAAAACCTCAAAAGGTAAGGGTATTAGTTTTTTGGCCGATAAATTGGGTTGGCACGGCAAGGCCTTAAATGAAAAACAATTAAGGGAAGCACTGTCGGAGCTGGGTGAAATTAAATATAAGATCACTGCAGAGCTTAACCAGCCTGAAGACCTCCAACCCTATCAAGCCAACAAAAATAATGTGCCTGTTATCGCTTTGGACCAAAATAAAATGGCTACCAGGAAAGCATATGGCATAGGATTAGTTAATATATTTCACCGGTTTCCCCATATAGTAGCTCTGGATGGAGAAGTGAGCAACTCTACTTATTCCGAAACTTTTAAAAATCATTATCCTAACCATTATTTTGAAATGTTTATTGCGGAACAAAATATGGTAGGGGTGGCTTTGGGATTAAGCTTGAGGGGCAAAATTCCATTTGTATCATCCTTTGCGGCTTTTCTTACCCGCGCTTTTGACCAGATAAGAATGAGCCAGTATTCTAATTCCAATATTAAATTTATAGGTTCACATGCTGGGGTATCCATCGGGGAAGACGGTCCTTCACAAATGGGACTGGAGGATATTGCCATGTTTAGGACTAATCTAGAAGGTGTGGTGCTTTATCCTAGCGATGCCGTGTCTACCGTAAAACTAATAGAGCAGGCAGCCAGGCATAAAGGTAATGTATATATTAGGACCACCAGAATGGATACTCCCATAATTTATGACCAGGATACAGATTTTATAATTGGCGGCAGCCAGACCGTTAAAAGCAGCCCCCAGGACCAGGTTACGGTATGTGCCGCTGGAATAACCCTGCATCAAGCTGTAAAAGCCTATTACAGTTTAAAAAAAGAGGGTATTGCCATAAGAATAGTAGATGTCTATAGCATAAAGCCAGTGGACTACCCGGCCTTACTGAAAGCGCAACAAGAAACCAAAGCCATAATTACAGTGGAAGACCACTATCGGGAGGGTGGCTTGGGAGAGGCTGTTCTAAGCGCCTTAAGCCAGCATGACGTCCCCATCTACCTAATGGCTGTAGAAAAAATGCCAAAAAGCGGCAACCCTGAACAACTTATGGATTTTGAAGGTATCTCTAGCCAAGCCATAGTGGACCAGGTTAAGAAAATTGTGGAATAG
- a CDS encoding HAD family hydrolase: MIKLIVSDVDGTLIDDKYSIPQVNMEALNECKKAGIKVILATGKLIYSLLPIIKPLKLAMPQITAEGATLIDSSLRVHKAFHLEGETYLKIIEFIKNNGCHPLVTLEDNIMYYDTHTKVVEYIKQTGEKLSQAVSLTTDNFKNHAISISLLYQDEQFGPVIEKEFMAAPVKINRPWKTFVTILPAQVSKGRALKSIIDGLGLNRQEVAVFGDNINDLSMFEQAGLKIAVSNAHQNLAESADIITGSNLEGGVGKAIYQYILKN; encoded by the coding sequence ATGATTAAATTAATTGTATCTGATGTGGATGGAACCTTAATCGATGATAAATACAGTATTCCCCAGGTCAACATGGAGGCCCTTAATGAATGCAAAAAAGCAGGCATAAAAGTTATATTGGCTACAGGCAAATTAATCTATTCGCTACTTCCCATAATCAAACCATTAAAATTGGCTATGCCCCAGATTACTGCCGAGGGAGCCACCCTGATAGATTCAAGCCTAAGGGTTCATAAGGCTTTCCACCTGGAGGGAGAAACCTACCTAAAGATTATAGAATTTATAAAAAACAATGGATGCCATCCCTTGGTAACCCTGGAAGATAATATTATGTATTACGATACCCACACCAAGGTGGTTGAATATATAAAACAAACTGGAGAGAAATTAAGCCAGGCTGTAAGCCTGACCACTGATAATTTTAAAAATCATGCAATATCCATAAGCCTGTTATACCAGGATGAGCAATTTGGGCCTGTTATTGAAAAAGAATTTATGGCTGCTCCTGTAAAGATTAACAGACCTTGGAAAACCTTTGTCACTATATTACCAGCACAAGTTTCCAAAGGTAGGGCACTTAAAAGCATTATTGATGGTTTAGGGTTGAACCGGCAGGAAGTAGCTGTTTTTGGAGATAATATTAACGATCTTAGTATGTTTGAGCAGGCAGGCTTAAAAATTGCTGTTAGCAATGCTCATCAAAACCTGGCTGAATCTGCAGATATTATTACAGGGAGCAATCTAGAAGGCGGAGTGGGGAAGGCTATTTATCAATATATATTAAAAAACTAA
- a CDS encoding DegV family protein — MNKIALVTDSSSDIPPQIARQLGITILPMYINVEGQAYKEGKEINNDKVYQALEDGHIVRTSGPSVADFLEEYARLLGNQVEKIYTICLSSKLSSTLNSALVAKRNFKDELIEVIDSKNTTISMGLIVTEIARLAQAGLPEPELKSIMAGLIAETSFYAAIENFKYVFRSGRTPFLGRFLSKALIFKPVVSVNLAGKIYLKSFSKSKTKAIMQLYKQTMASIDKTKKWRIGIFYGNQIEPALELQQRFDQIKTEANIEEIILSEVTTVISAHTGPGIWGVAYSPVYY, encoded by the coding sequence ATGAATAAAATTGCCTTAGTAACAGACAGTTCATCAGATATACCACCGCAAATTGCCCGCCAGCTGGGGATAACTATTTTACCCATGTACATCAATGTAGAGGGCCAGGCCTATAAGGAAGGCAAAGAAATAAATAATGACAAGGTATACCAAGCCCTGGAAGACGGCCACATCGTTCGCACCTCCGGCCCTTCTGTGGCTGATTTTTTGGAGGAATATGCCAGGTTGCTGGGCAACCAGGTAGAAAAAATCTATACCATATGCTTAAGCTCAAAACTATCCAGCACCCTTAATTCAGCCCTGGTTGCCAAAAGGAATTTTAAGGATGAGCTAATAGAGGTTATAGATTCTAAGAATACCACTATCAGCATGGGTTTAATAGTTACTGAGATAGCCAGACTAGCCCAGGCAGGGCTGCCTGAGCCTGAGCTGAAGTCAATAATGGCCGGTTTGATTGCTGAAACCAGTTTTTATGCCGCTATTGAGAATTTCAAATATGTGTTTAGAAGCGGCAGGACTCCTTTTTTGGGCCGATTTTTAAGCAAGGCCTTAATTTTTAAGCCAGTGGTTTCTGTAAATTTGGCGGGGAAAATATATTTGAAAAGTTTTTCTAAAAGCAAAACCAAAGCTATTATGCAATTATATAAACAGACCATGGCCAGTATTGATAAAACGAAAAAGTGGCGGATAGGCATATTTTATGGAAACCAGATAGAACCAGCCCTAGAACTGCAGCAAAGGTTTGATCAAATTAAAACTGAAGCTAATATAGAAGAGATAATCCTATCAGAGGTTACAACGGTAATAAGTGCTCACACAGGCCCCGGTATCTGGGGTGTAGCCTATAGTCCTGTTTACTATTAA
- a CDS encoding electron transfer flavoprotein subunit beta/FixA family protein, with product MDIVVCIKQVPGTSKVKIDPKTGVLIRSGIDTKMNPYDLFALETAIRIKEEKGGTIKVISMGPPQATDVIKEAYMMGADEGILLSDKSFAGADVLATSYTLSQGIEKLKPYHLIICGKQTTDGDTAQVGPEIAEFLQIPHIANVLNILEIRDDNMVVEMDMPNTIEVARISYPCLITVEKDIFEPRLPSFKKKVSTRDKEIKILGLRDFKDQDTGRYGLNGSPTQVEKVFPPPEDNSQEKWKGNPEETAIRIAEKLKELKYI from the coding sequence ATGGATATAGTGGTGTGCATAAAACAGGTTCCAGGGACCTCGAAAGTGAAGATAGATCCCAAAACCGGTGTGCTTATTCGTAGTGGTATTGATACCAAGATGAACCCCTATGATTTATTTGCCCTGGAAACGGCCATAAGGATAAAAGAAGAAAAAGGCGGTACCATAAAAGTCATAAGTATGGGCCCTCCCCAGGCTACGGATGTAATCAAGGAAGCATACATGATGGGAGCCGATGAAGGGATTTTGCTTTCAGATAAAAGTTTTGCCGGGGCAGACGTATTAGCCACTTCCTATACCCTTTCCCAGGGTATAGAGAAACTTAAACCCTACCATTTAATTATTTGCGGTAAGCAAACTACAGATGGTGATACTGCCCAGGTAGGACCGGAAATAGCAGAATTTTTACAGATACCCCATATAGCTAATGTTTTAAATATTTTAGAAATAAGGGATGACAATATGGTAGTAGAAATGGATATGCCTAACACCATAGAAGTGGCCAGGATTAGTTATCCCTGCCTTATAACCGTAGAAAAAGACATATTTGAGCCCCGCCTCCCCTCTTTTAAGAAAAAAGTTTCCACCCGGGATAAAGAGATAAAGATACTGGGCTTAAGAGATTTCAAGGACCAGGATACCGGCAGGTATGGGCTGAATGGCTCCCCTACCCAGGTAGAAAAGGTATTTCCACCTCCAGAAGATAACAGCCAGGAAAAATGGAAAGGAAATCCGGAAGAAACAGCCATAAGGATTGCTGAAAAACTTAAAGAATTAAAGTATATATAA